The following are encoded in a window of Kogia breviceps isolate mKogBre1 chromosome 12, mKogBre1 haplotype 1, whole genome shotgun sequence genomic DNA:
- the RPS19BP1 gene encoding active regulator of SIRT1: MSASLLRRGLELLGVPEAPRDAPGQTKPSKAPMKRTRKAKAAQAQKLRNSAKGKVPKSALAEYQKRERRGYLGVNLRFMTSARSTVAESVTQQIVRQDRGRKACDRPVGKTKRKKKAEGTVFTEEDFQKFQQEYFGS; encoded by the exons ATGTCGGCTTCCTTGCTGCGGCGGGGTTTGGAGCTTTTGGGGGTGCCTGAGG CCCCCAGGGACGCGCCAGGCCAAACCAAGCCGAGCAAGGCGCCGATGAAGCGGACGCGGAAGGCGAAGGCGGCCCAGGCCCAGAAATTGCGGAACTCGGCCAAGGGAAAGGTGCCCAAATCGGCGCTGG CTGAGTACCAGAAGCGAGAGCGTCGAGGTTACCTTGGAGTAAACCTGAGGTTTATGACTAGTGCAAGAAGCACAGTGGCCGAATCCGTCACCCAGCAG ATTGTGCGCCAGGACCGGGGCCGCAAGGCCTGTGACCGGCCTGTGGGCAAGactaagaggaagaagaaggccGAGGGCACCGTGTTCACCGAGGAAGACTTCCAGAAGTTCCAGCAGGAGTACTTCGGCAGttag